TTTAGGCGGGGTCCCTTCTAAAAAGTTTTATATGTCTAAAGAAACCTATGATTTGTTTGAGGAAAAAGAAATGAAAATACCAGTCGAAATGGACATGGTACAAAAGGCAGTAGATTTATATGTTAAGGAACGAAAGGAATATCCTATGCTGCAATATGACCCTCAGCGAAGAGTGAACTACTACCAATTGGTTCAAGAAAAATATTTGAAATCTGCTCCTGAAATACAGTTCTATATTACTAAGATGGATGGACTCATAACTCATATTCCACCAAAAAAAAAGAAAGTGGAAAACTCTTCTCAGTAACGGTAGAGGAGTTTTTTTTTGCTTTTTTTGATGTTATTGAGATAATATCAATAAACAACCATATTTTCGTAAAAAATGAGGGATACACAGATGTCGAAGAAAAAGAATAAATCGCAGCATTTAGCGACGATTTCTCTAGCTGTTATGGGAGCAGGTTTTATTGTTACATTCCCTTTTCAGGATTCCCTTTGGGGAACAATCCTTCAGGGAGGATTTGAGGCAGGCTTGGTTGGCGGTCTTGCAGATTGGTTCGCGGTTACCGCGTTATTTCGCCACCCTCTAGGTTTACCTATACCGCATACGGCACTTTTACCAAAAAACCGTAAGAGAATTATTGCTGCCATTATTTCAATGCTTGAAAATGATTGGCTGACGAAAGAAAGTATTAGAAAGAAAGTATCAAGCATACCTTTTACCGAAAAACTCTTTAACTTTGCTGAGCAAGCTATCACAGGGCAGCAGGTCAGAAATGTTACGATTAAGCTAATCCAGCATTTACTTCTTTCGGTTGATAGTAAAAAATTAGCCCCCATTATTGAAAGCGAATTGAAAGTAAAGCTAAAAGATTTAGATGCAAGTAAGTATCTTCCTGTCATTATTGATCAACTATTAAAACGGAAATATGATGAAAAAGCACTTGATTTTGTCCTAAAGGAAATCGATGATTGGTCTAAAAAGGAAAGTACAAAGGAAAGACTTGGCAGGATGGCAGTTGATGCTCTAGAAAATATTAAAGCAGATGGTTTTATGCAATTTGCTTTAAAATCCTTTACGAATATTGTGAATGAGGAAAAGTTAGGCAGTATCATTCAAGGTCTGATTCAAAAGGGTGTACAAAGCTTTGGGGATCCATTTAATCAAAATAGGCAAACGTTACTTTTTCATATAAACACAAAGCTACAAGATATTAAAACCGATGAAAACCTGGTTTTAGAAATAAATAATATAAAAGAACAAATGATATCCCACTGGCACTTAGAGGATAAAATTACTGATTTTATTGAACAACTTAAAGAAAAGGCAATCACCCTTATAGAATTACCTAATTTTTACGAGGGTTATCTCCTTCCTCATTTATCAAAGGCAGTTGAAAATTTGAAAACAGATGATAAAAAAATAAATGCCATTGAAACCTGGATTCAGCAGCAAATTTCCGTTTTTGTCGATCATAATCATTCGAAGATTGGAAAGCTTGTAGAAGAAAACTTAGAAAAATTGGATAATAAAACTCTTATCAATATGATTGAAACGAACGTTGGAAAAGATCTGCAATGGATACGTGTAAATGGTGCGGTCTGCGGCTTTCTCATTGGGCTCGTTTTGGTGGGGTTAAAATTAATTTTTTAGAAGTTTATTTAAAGAGGGTTCTCAGACAGCAAAAAAATTAATAATAGCTGCAGAAAATTTGTTTTCTGCAGCTATTTTTTAGGTTTCCAAAGTTGTTCAACAATCATTGCTAGTAATGTACCCACTAATAAACCATTTTTACCTATGTTTTGAATGATATATGGAAGACCGCTAAAGATTTCATCTGGTAAAAACATAACTCCAATTCCAACTAGTAAGGATAACCCAATAATTGTGCTATTCCGGTCATTTAATGGCTGTTTTGTCAGTGAGCGAATGGCTATCCCCAGCATCTCAATTAGTGTGGTCAGAAGAGCAGCACTGGCTACGGGTAATGGTAAGGAAGCCAATAAGTCAACAATACTCGGAAACACTGAAATCATTACCATAATCCCACATGCAAACAGAAAAGGAATGATTCGATATTGTTTGGTTAATCTGACAAAGCCAGCTGTAGCTGGTAAAGGCACCACACCAATTGTTGAGAATACAGCAGAAAAAAGATGAGAAACTCCCCCTATCCAAGTTCCCCGGTAAAGCCTAACACGGAAATGTCCTTTATTATTTAGGATTGCTTCCTCTGCTGCGGTAATCGCGGCGAATGTATTAGAAATGAGTAAAAAAGTAAATAAGATCGTTGTTACCAATACACTTCCAGTTATTACGGGGAAACCCCATGGAAAAATTTCTGGTAGTTTAATGATATCAGTTGTTAATATTGAATTGCTTGGATGACCTTTTCCAAAGATTATGAATGCGCCCCACCCTGCAACGATACCTAATAAGATTGCATAGTTTTTTAACCATCCCTTAGCTTTAGAGGAAAGTACAATGATAAAAGCAAAAGTAAAAATAGCTATGAGAAAGCTCACCACATCCAGCTGACCCGTGTTGCTATCCATTGTCACCATTCCCTTTAAAAAGACACCACTTAATTGAATAGCTAATATAAACAGAAATGTGCCAGTTACAATTGGTGTAAAGAGAATCAATAAATGTTGAACCCACTTAGTTATCCCTAACAGTAATAATATTACTCCAGCAATGATTAATCCCGTCTCAAGGATTTGTAATGTCTCCATCAATGTCAACCCTTGCTGTGTCCCAATGCTTGCAAAGATAACAAAAATACTAACCCAAGAACCAGCTGGTCCATCTACTATTGGATATCTATGACCAAATTTCCCTTGAATAAAAGAGCTTAATCCTACGACAAAAAATGTTCGTTGCATTAAGGCTGATATCTCTGTTGTAGATAGATGAAATACATTCCCAATTACGATTGGAAGAGCAATAGAATTAGCAAGTAAGTAGACAAACCATTGAAACACACTTAAATATTTGTTTTTTGTATTCATCGATCATTTAGTACCTTTCAAATTTCATAGATGTCAAAGTCCGGCACCATTATGGGACAGCCCCCGGCATTCTCAATTATATCAAAAGATAATTAATTGTTAAGCTTATGAAAGTGTTTCAATACTTTATTAGGTATTTTGCCCAAAGTAACTTTAGTTTTTTAGGCATTATGCATAATGAATTGTGTTTAAATTATCATAAATACTACTTTAGGATACGTAGACTTGATTTCATTTGAGCATGTTGTACAATAAATGGTGATGAAATGATAATTTAGGATGTGTAAAAATTGTTGACCGTAAAGGACCTGTTTGAAATTAAAGCCATTGATGGATTAAAAATAGTAGCTGGGGAAAAAGGTATTAATAATGAGATAGCAATTGTAAATATTATTGAAAATCCTGAGGTATTCGACTGGCTTTCACCCAATGAACTGCTTTTATCGACAGGATATATATTTAAAGACAATGAAGAATTACAAAATCGAATTATTCAAGAGCTTTCTCAAATTAACTGTGCAGGACTAGTCGTTAAAATGAAAAGATATTTTGACAAACTCCCACAGAACATGATTGACGAAGCAAACAGACTCGGATTACCATTACTGGAGTTACCATTTGAATATACATTATCTAGGGTCATTTCGATTATTAATGAAAAAGCTTCGGGAAGATATGATTTATTAAATAGAAAAACCCTAGACATTCATAATTTATTTTTTAGAATTACACTTGAAGGCGGCGGAATTGATAGAATTTTATCGATGTTATCAGAGACCATTAATAATCCAATTATTTTTGTAAATGAGGATTGGAAGCTAGTGGACTTTACAGAACATATGAATAATACCGTTCCGCTATCATATTGTCTTGATTTGGTGAAAAATAGACCAGCGTTCCCAAAAGAATTCATTGACTCTATTCCAAAAAATGTAAGTGAAATGAAAAAGACCATTAAACGAATTTATTATTTAGAAGGCTTGGAAATAAATTGCAGAATCTTGCCTGTTGCCGCAGCAAGCCATATTTATGGATATATAATTGTATGGCAAACAGTAAGTGAACTAACTGAATTTGACTTCATTATTTTAGAGCAGGCATCGACCAACATTGCGCTTGAAAGGATAAAAGCCAAGGAAATAGAAGAAGTGAAATTAAAAATTCGACAGGACTTTTTCGATGATTTGCTTACTGGAAAAATTACCTCTAGCGAAACCATCCATACGCTAAGTGAAATGCATGGACTTCATTCAAATTATATGTATTACTGTATTGTAATTAATATAGAATCAGAGGAGTTCGAGCAGTATGAGGATATGGTAGCTAGAAGAGTTAGCTTGGAGAATAAAGCTAGAAAATGTGTAGAATTAATTTATGAGTACGCTAATAAAGCAGACGGAGAAGTGACCTGCTTTCACCGAAACAATCGAATCATCATCTTAATTGGACAGCATGAAAACCGTTTAGCAGTTTCTGTTTATGAAGCAAAACAATACACAAATAACTTATACAGTATCCTTAATAAGCAAATAAGCAATTCCACCTTCTTAATAGGAATTGGCAGACAGTATGGAACGATTCGTTCTCTTCATAAAAGCTTTTCCGAAGCAAATGAATCGATAAGATTGATGCAAAAATTTGAAGACAGTGGCGGAGTATCCCATTTTGAAGATCATTCTATCTACCACTTTTTAGATTCCAATATTAAAGACATGGAATTAGAAGAATTCTTTATGAAGAGGCTTGGAAAAGTGTATGAACATGATCAATTACATGGAACAAGCTACATTATTACCTTAGAAAATTATTTTCAGAATAACCTTAATATCAGTGAAACATCAAAAGCGATGTTCTTACACCGGAATACACTCATCTATAGAATTGAGAAAATTAAAGAAATATTAAATTCTAATTTAAAGAATGCAGAGGAACTGCTTCAAATCCAATTAGCATTAAAGATTTTTCGACTGTTAAATAAGAAACTTCGTAAAGATTCATAAGGCACCAAAGCCCCGTTAATTAACTAACGGGGCATTTCATTTATAATTGGCCTGAGACTATTTTACCTTTAAACATAACAGCCTCGCGCTTGGGTGTTCTTGCTACTGCTTCTGCTGAACAGGATGCATTGACTAGAATAAGACTTGCTTCATCACCTGGAAGCGGCCAGGCAACTTCACCATCCTTATTTAGAGGCGTTGGACCACCTGTTGCCCATTTTAAAGAATGTGCTAATGAACGTTCATCACTTTTTCGAAAAAGTTCACCGAAGCGTGTTACCTTTTCTAATACATCACCTGTGCCAAATGGTCCCCAAGAATCATAGAAACCATCGCAGCCTAAGTATACATTTACTTCTTTTTGATCTAACAAATCGATTGGCGGAAGTGTCCTATTAATAGGTATCGTAGACATGATTGACATACCTGCTGCGCTCAATTTATCTGCTATTTCCTCCTGTTGTGCTACTAGTACTTCTCCTAAACAAAATGCGTGACTAACTGCAGCCCGCTTGTGCCATTTTGCTTCTTCTACCATTTCTACAAATTTATCAATCGTATACAAGCCGACATGTCCATGATCATGTAAATGAATATCAATATCAGCATCAAATTCTGTCGCAAGATTTATCACTTCATATAGGGATTTTTCAATGTTGCGGTCGATTCCTGCTGGGTCTAGCCCTCCTACAAGGTTAGCTCCTGTTCTCATTGCTTCTTTCATCAACGGAATCACATTTTCTCTTAATAACCCATGTTGTGGGAAAGCTACGATTTCATAAGTTAGTTTATCAGAATAATCCTCAAGCGCTGCTTTAACACCCTCAAGATTTTTCAAACCAATATAAGGATCGATATTTACATGTGATCGAATGTGTGTCGATCCTTGAGAAAGAAGCAATTCAATCATAGCACTTGCACGCTGTTTTGTTGTTGGCGCTAAAACCTCAAGCTCCATCGCTTCTAATCGCAACCGTTCTTCTAAATTTTTAGCAGGTATAGGTGCCTTCCAATCAAGCGAAAGATAAGTTTTATCTAAATGATTGTGCATTTCTTTAAAAGTTGGTAATGCTAAAAATCCTTTCCCATTCTTCGTATTTTCACTTGGTTGAATGGCATAGCTATTACTCTGCTTTTCTACAATTCTTCCGTCCTCAATTTTCAAGTGGAAAAGCTCTGTTTTTGTTTCGTAAGCACCATTTTCATCCTGAAAATATCCAGTTTCTAATCTTACATTTGTTAACCAATATGGAGTGGTCATTCTATTTCCTCCTTTATACCTGCACCGAATTTGATTCTGTTAGCTTGCTTTCTACCTTTTTCCCTTTATAAAATACTGATTCTACAGAAGCTCTTCTTGCGACTGCTTCAGCAGAACAGGTTGCGTTTACTAGCATCATCGTTGCCTCATCGCCAACCTTCGGCCAGACTCGCTCACCTTTTTCATTTAGTGGTGTTACACCGCCTGTTCCGTATTTTAAGGTTGTTGATAGAGAATATTCGTCAGACAATCGGAATCGTTCCGCTAGAATGCCCAGCTTTTGAATCGTATTCCCTGTTCCAAATGGGGACCAATGATCCGTAATACTGTCATGTCCCACAGAAACTTGAATTCCAAACTTGTCTAGAGTTGGAATTGGAATTGTAGGCCGATTTACTGGGACAGTTGAAGTAATATCAATCTCTTGATCTTTTAATATCTTAATAATTTCTGTGAGTTCTTCCCCATGTAAGTCACCTAGTGCATTGGCATGGCTGATTGTTGCCCGCCCTTTCAGACCCGCTTCTTTCGTATATTGTGCCATTCGTTCAAATGTAAATGCTCCTAAAGTGTTGGGATCATGTAAATGGAGATCGACATCTTTATTGTTTTCAACGGCAATTTCAAAAATAGTATATAAAGATTTTTCGAT
This genomic stretch from Neobacillus niacini harbors:
- a CDS encoding DUF3939 domain-containing protein — encoded protein: MELWFTIIFTFLGTGIGGYTGYVIIQKYYKKPVEKTSEFKNDSQINLEEAQNYPIIDVTIDQVRKAVRQFSDNLPKGVYRTIIVQDDNSIDFIKLANILGGVPSKKFYMSKETYDLFEEKEMKIPVEMDMVQKAVDLYVKERKEYPMLQYDPQRRVNYYQLVQEKYLKSAPEIQFYITKMDGLITHIPPKKKKVENSSQ
- a CDS encoding amidohydrolase family protein, translating into MTTFWLTNVRLEKGFKYDNDRITGTETEICHLKIQDGKIVEITNVYPKNIEEKQVEACHQLLLPTLRDMHIHIDKTYYGGPWKACTPLTKGIFTRLEEEKELLPKLLPTAQERAEKMIELYLKNGHTHIRTHCNVDPVIGHKNLEATVNALKKYEDVLSYEIVAFPQHGLLKSDSVQLIRNAMKNGATIVGGVDPATVDRNIEKSLYTIFEIAVENNKDVDLHLHDPNTLGAFTFERMAQYTKEAGLKGRATISHANALGDLHGEELTEIIKILKDQEIDITSTVPVNRPTIPIPTLDKFGIQVSVGHDSITDHWSPFGTGNTIQKLGILAERFRLSDEYSLSTTLKYGTGGVTPLNEKGERVWPKVGDEATMMLVNATCSAEAVARRASVESVFYKGKKVESKLTESNSVQV
- a CDS encoding amidohydrolase, producing MTTPYWLTNVRLETGYFQDENGAYETKTELFHLKIEDGRIVEKQSNSYAIQPSENTKNGKGFLALPTFKEMHNHLDKTYLSLDWKAPIPAKNLEERLRLEAMELEVLAPTTKQRASAMIELLLSQGSTHIRSHVNIDPYIGLKNLEGVKAALEDYSDKLTYEIVAFPQHGLLRENVIPLMKEAMRTGANLVGGLDPAGIDRNIEKSLYEVINLATEFDADIDIHLHDHGHVGLYTIDKFVEMVEEAKWHKRAAVSHAFCLGEVLVAQQEEIADKLSAAGMSIMSTIPINRTLPPIDLLDQKEVNVYLGCDGFYDSWGPFGTGDVLEKVTRFGELFRKSDERSLAHSLKWATGGPTPLNKDGEVAWPLPGDEASLILVNASCSAEAVARTPKREAVMFKGKIVSGQL
- a CDS encoding PucR family transcriptional regulator, whose product is MLTVKDLFEIKAIDGLKIVAGEKGINNEIAIVNIIENPEVFDWLSPNELLLSTGYIFKDNEELQNRIIQELSQINCAGLVVKMKRYFDKLPQNMIDEANRLGLPLLELPFEYTLSRVISIINEKASGRYDLLNRKTLDIHNLFFRITLEGGGIDRILSMLSETINNPIIFVNEDWKLVDFTEHMNNTVPLSYCLDLVKNRPAFPKEFIDSIPKNVSEMKKTIKRIYYLEGLEINCRILPVAAASHIYGYIIVWQTVSELTEFDFIILEQASTNIALERIKAKEIEEVKLKIRQDFFDDLLTGKITSSETIHTLSEMHGLHSNYMYYCIVINIESEEFEQYEDMVARRVSLENKARKCVELIYEYANKADGEVTCFHRNNRIIILIGQHENRLAVSVYEAKQYTNNLYSILNKQISNSTFLIGIGRQYGTIRSLHKSFSEANESIRLMQKFEDSGGVSHFEDHSIYHFLDSNIKDMELEEFFMKRLGKVYEHDQLHGTSYIITLENYFQNNLNISETSKAMFLHRNTLIYRIEKIKEILNSNLKNAEELLQIQLALKIFRLLNKKLRKDS
- a CDS encoding DUF445 domain-containing protein encodes the protein MSKKKNKSQHLATISLAVMGAGFIVTFPFQDSLWGTILQGGFEAGLVGGLADWFAVTALFRHPLGLPIPHTALLPKNRKRIIAAIISMLENDWLTKESIRKKVSSIPFTEKLFNFAEQAITGQQVRNVTIKLIQHLLLSVDSKKLAPIIESELKVKLKDLDASKYLPVIIDQLLKRKYDEKALDFVLKEIDDWSKKESTKERLGRMAVDALENIKADGFMQFALKSFTNIVNEEKLGSIIQGLIQKGVQSFGDPFNQNRQTLLFHINTKLQDIKTDENLVLEINNIKEQMISHWHLEDKITDFIEQLKEKAITLIELPNFYEGYLLPHLSKAVENLKTDDKKINAIETWIQQQISVFVDHNHSKIGKLVEENLEKLDNKTLINMIETNVGKDLQWIRVNGAVCGFLIGLVLVGLKLIF
- a CDS encoding purine/pyrimidine permease: MNTKNKYLSVFQWFVYLLANSIALPIVIGNVFHLSTTEISALMQRTFFVVGLSSFIQGKFGHRYPIVDGPAGSWVSIFVIFASIGTQQGLTLMETLQILETGLIIAGVILLLLGITKWVQHLLILFTPIVTGTFLFILAIQLSGVFLKGMVTMDSNTGQLDVVSFLIAIFTFAFIIVLSSKAKGWLKNYAILLGIVAGWGAFIIFGKGHPSNSILTTDIIKLPEIFPWGFPVITGSVLVTTILFTFLLISNTFAAITAAEEAILNNKGHFRVRLYRGTWIGGVSHLFSAVFSTIGVVPLPATAGFVRLTKQYRIIPFLFACGIMVMISVFPSIVDLLASLPLPVASAALLTTLIEMLGIAIRSLTKQPLNDRNSTIIGLSLLVGIGVMFLPDEIFSGLPYIIQNIGKNGLLVGTLLAMIVEQLWKPKK